One window of Vibrio atlanticus genomic DNA carries:
- the atpG gene encoding F0F1 ATP synthase subunit gamma, producing MANTKEIRTKIGSVSNTQKITSAMEMVAASKMRKVQDNMTLTRPYAENMRKVISHVASGSLEYQHPYLQQREPKRVAYIIISSDRGLCGGLNSNLFKKVLEEMEMWRTKGVEVETTLIGSKAISFFQRSGNVIAQTSGLGDAPKLEDILGTVNAMLGHYDDEKIDSLYLVYNQFINTMVQEPTTLQLLPHPSDSEADGGAKKARRWDYIYEQAPRDILSELLHRYIESQVYQGIVESIACEQAARMVAMKAATDNAGQLIDDLQLVYNKARQAAITQELSEIVSGAQAV from the coding sequence ATGGCAAATACTAAAGAAATTCGCACCAAGATAGGCAGTGTTAGTAACACTCAGAAAATCACTAGTGCAATGGAGATGGTTGCGGCAAGTAAGATGCGTAAAGTTCAAGACAATATGACGCTAACACGTCCATATGCCGAGAACATGCGTAAAGTTATCTCTCATGTCGCATCAGGGTCGCTGGAATACCAGCACCCCTACCTTCAACAGCGTGAACCAAAACGCGTTGCTTACATCATTATTTCGTCCGATCGAGGCTTATGTGGTGGCTTGAACTCGAACTTGTTCAAGAAAGTGTTAGAAGAAATGGAGATGTGGCGTACCAAAGGCGTTGAAGTAGAAACGACCTTAATTGGTTCAAAAGCTATCTCATTTTTCCAACGTAGCGGCAATGTTATCGCGCAAACGTCAGGCCTTGGTGACGCGCCTAAATTAGAAGACATTTTAGGTACGGTTAACGCGATGCTAGGGCATTACGACGACGAAAAAATCGACAGTTTGTATCTCGTGTATAACCAGTTCATCAACACCATGGTTCAAGAACCAACGACCTTGCAGTTGCTGCCCCACCCTTCAGATTCTGAGGCCGATGGAGGCGCGAAAAAAGCACGTCGTTGGGACTACATCTACGAACAAGCACCAAGAGACATCCTCTCTGAGCTGTTACATCGATACATTGAATCGCAAGTGTATCAAGGCATCGTAGAGAGCATTGCCTGTGAGCAAGCAGCCCGAATGGTGGCCATGAAAGCGGCGACCGATAACGCAGGCCAACTCATCGATGATTTGCAGTTGGTATACAACAAAGCGCGACAGGCTGCCATTACCCAAGAGCTGAGTGAAATAGTCTCAGGTGCTCAAGCTGTCTAA